In Amycolatopsis jiangsuensis, the following proteins share a genomic window:
- a CDS encoding MCE family protein, producing MLVRRTKIQLVVFALISVVAVVYALIRFAGLGQVFGSSGYTVKLELNESGGIFTNAEVTYRGFNIGRVGQLRLTHDGLEAELNIDPSTPQVPADLDVLVANRSAVGEQYVDLRPKQDKGPYLTGGSVIPAAKASTPVSTDRLLGDLDSLAASVPTESLRKVVDESYDAFRGTGGDLQKLLDTARSFTSTAQQYLPQTVQLLDAGGQVLDTQNEEASNFADFSQNLNQLSGTLKDSDADLRKLIAVTPRVANQITEVVNETGPGLGALVANLLTTSNLLVTRQDGLEQALVTYPALAGAAPSVAPGDGSAHLGLVLNLFNPPACTKGYLPYSQYRPGSDTSPRPADENAYCAEPKGSPINVRGSQNAPYNGVPVQPSEQDIAQNANRPEQELQDERDAQVPGVVGSPGVSLNSLNSLLGVS from the coding sequence ATGCTGGTACGCAGGACGAAGATCCAGCTGGTGGTGTTCGCGCTCATCTCGGTCGTGGCCGTCGTCTACGCGCTGATCCGGTTCGCCGGGCTCGGCCAGGTGTTCGGCAGCAGCGGGTACACCGTGAAGCTCGAGCTGAACGAGTCCGGGGGCATCTTCACCAACGCCGAGGTCACCTACCGCGGGTTCAACATCGGTCGGGTGGGGCAGCTGCGGCTGACCCACGACGGGCTCGAAGCGGAGCTGAACATCGATCCGTCCACCCCGCAGGTGCCCGCGGACCTGGACGTACTGGTGGCGAACCGGTCCGCGGTCGGTGAGCAGTACGTGGACCTGCGGCCGAAACAGGACAAGGGGCCCTATCTGACGGGCGGGTCGGTGATCCCGGCCGCCAAGGCGAGCACCCCGGTCTCCACCGACCGCCTGCTGGGTGACCTGGACTCGCTGGCCGCCTCGGTGCCCACCGAATCGCTGCGGAAGGTGGTCGACGAGTCCTACGACGCGTTCCGCGGCACCGGCGGTGACCTGCAGAAGCTGCTCGACACCGCGCGCAGCTTCACCAGCACCGCGCAGCAGTACCTGCCGCAGACCGTGCAGCTGCTCGACGCCGGCGGCCAGGTGCTGGACACGCAGAACGAGGAAGCGTCGAACTTCGCCGACTTCTCCCAGAACCTGAACCAGCTGTCCGGCACGCTGAAGGACTCCGACGCGGACCTGCGCAAGCTGATCGCCGTCACCCCGCGGGTGGCGAACCAGATCACCGAGGTGGTCAACGAAACCGGTCCCGGGCTGGGCGCGCTGGTGGCCAACCTGCTGACCACGTCGAACCTGCTGGTGACCCGGCAGGACGGGCTGGAACAGGCGCTGGTGACCTATCCGGCGCTGGCCGGCGCGGCTCCGTCGGTGGCACCCGGCGACGGCAGCGCACACCTCGGGCTGGTGCTGAACCTGTTCAACCCGCCCGCCTGCACGAAGGGCTATCTGCCCTACAGCCAGTACCGGCCCGGTTCGGACACCTCGCCGCGACCGGCGGACGAGAACGCCTACTGCGCGGAGCCCAAGGGCAGTCCGATCAACGTGCGTGGTTCGCAGAACGCGCCGTACAACGGGGTGCCGGTGCAGCCGTCGGAGCAGGACATCGCGCAGAACGCGAACCGTCCCGAACAGGAGCTGCAGGACGAGCGAGACGCCCAGGTGCCCGGCGTGGTCGGCAGCCCCGGTGTCTCGTTGAACAGCCTGAACTCGCTACTCGGCGTGAGCTGA
- a CDS encoding MCE family protein codes for MKRLTKLSAAGIVTTVSALLLSGCGFSGIYDVPLPGGADLGDHSYELKIQFQDVLDLVPQSGVKVNEVPVGQVKSIGLTPDGWHAEVTVQVNGDVKLPANAMANVKQSSLLGEKYVELASPGDDQGQGQLTNGATIPLARTGRDVEVEEVLGALSLLLNGGGVEQLNTITKELNNATSGREPDIKALLDNANELVRNLDQQSANITRALDGLNRLSMTLNDQKDKLVGAVDNLGPGLGVLEQQRGQLVTMLNALNNLSGVATDTVNKSKADLVADLKALTPTLQKLGEAGNDLPKALEILLTFPFTDQAYNDVKGDYFNLFLDVDLNLKDIIDNLGRSRQNGLDGVLPVPGLTGGVDGTPSNQPPPLPIPGQSGNGQRQPDASGGQGGGQPSRGSGLSGLFGVLSGGAG; via the coding sequence GTGAAGCGACTGACGAAGCTTTCCGCCGCGGGCATCGTGACCACGGTGTCGGCCCTGCTGCTGAGCGGCTGCGGCTTTTCCGGCATCTACGACGTCCCACTGCCCGGCGGGGCCGACCTCGGCGACCACTCCTACGAGCTGAAGATCCAGTTCCAGGACGTGCTGGACCTGGTGCCGCAGTCCGGGGTCAAGGTCAACGAGGTCCCGGTGGGCCAGGTGAAGTCGATCGGGCTCACGCCGGACGGCTGGCACGCCGAGGTGACCGTGCAGGTCAACGGCGACGTCAAGCTTCCGGCCAACGCGATGGCCAACGTGAAGCAGTCGAGCCTGCTCGGCGAGAAGTACGTGGAGCTGGCCTCGCCCGGTGACGACCAGGGGCAGGGACAGCTCACGAACGGCGCGACCATCCCGCTCGCCCGCACCGGCCGCGACGTCGAGGTCGAAGAGGTGCTCGGCGCGCTGTCGCTGCTGCTCAACGGTGGTGGCGTCGAACAGCTCAACACCATCACCAAGGAGCTCAACAACGCCACCTCCGGCCGGGAGCCGGACATCAAGGCGCTGCTGGACAACGCGAACGAGCTGGTGCGCAACCTCGATCAGCAGTCGGCGAACATCACCCGCGCCCTCGACGGACTCAACCGGCTGTCCATGACGCTGAACGACCAGAAGGACAAGCTGGTCGGCGCGGTGGACAACCTCGGGCCCGGGCTCGGCGTGCTGGAGCAGCAGCGCGGGCAGCTGGTGACGATGCTCAACGCGCTGAACAACCTCTCCGGCGTCGCGACCGACACGGTGAACAAGAGCAAGGCGGACCTGGTGGCCGATCTCAAGGCACTCACCCCGACCCTGCAGAAGCTCGGCGAGGCGGGCAACGACCTGCCGAAGGCGCTGGAGATCCTGCTGACCTTCCCGTTCACCGACCAGGCCTACAACGACGTCAAGGGGGACTACTTCAACCTGTTCCTCGACGTCGATCTGAACCTGAAGGACATCATCGACAACCTCGGCCGCAGCAGGCAGAACGGGCTGGACGGCGTCCTGCCGGTGCCCGGGCTGACCGGCGGAGTCGACGGCACACCGTCGAACCAGCCGCCCCCGTTGCCCATCCCCGGTCAGTCCGGGAACGGGCAGCGGCAGCCGGACGCGAGCGGCGGCCAGGGCGGCGGGCAACCCTCGCGCGGCAGCGGGCTGTCCGGCCTGTTCGGCGTGCTCTCCGGAGGTGCGGGCTGA
- a CDS encoding MCE family protein — translation MTDTRFGQSLTRGVTIAIVLALAVAGGLWWTLKDAGRHHLTAYFSGAVGLYEGNSVRMLGVDVGTVTKVQPMGKQVQVDVEYDRSVPVPADAKAVIVSPSLVSDRYVQLAPAYTGGPRISDGAVIGLDRTEVPLEVDQLAASLAKVSETLGPNGANKNGSLSDLLNTTANNLDGNGQALHDTITKLGKASGTLAGNKDDLFQTVQNLGRFSQTLANSDGQVHQFENQLADVSGFLAGEKDDLAATVQQLGTTLQSVQGFIERNRGRLKSNVDKLASVTKVLVDQRSSLAEILDIAPVALSNIVGAYNGSSGTLDARPLLNELTQPPLVMACSLLKQTDVTKQLLGTACDSIAGVVDKLVPLPSVAQALQAMQNGKLPPLPLPLQGQVYGTGS, via the coding sequence ATGACCGACACCCGCTTCGGCCAGTCGCTCACGCGGGGCGTGACCATCGCGATCGTGCTGGCGCTCGCGGTCGCCGGCGGTCTCTGGTGGACGCTCAAGGACGCCGGCCGCCACCACCTGACGGCCTACTTCTCCGGCGCCGTCGGCCTCTACGAGGGCAACAGCGTGCGGATGCTCGGAGTCGACGTGGGCACGGTGACCAAGGTTCAGCCCATGGGCAAGCAGGTGCAGGTGGACGTCGAGTACGACCGCTCGGTACCGGTGCCCGCCGACGCCAAGGCGGTCATCGTGTCACCGTCGCTGGTCAGCGACCGGTACGTGCAGCTCGCCCCGGCCTACACCGGCGGGCCGCGGATCTCCGACGGCGCGGTGATCGGCCTCGACCGCACCGAGGTGCCGCTCGAGGTGGACCAGCTCGCGGCCAGCCTGGCCAAGGTGAGTGAAACCCTCGGTCCGAACGGCGCGAACAAGAACGGTTCGCTGTCGGACCTGCTGAACACCACGGCGAACAACCTGGACGGCAACGGGCAGGCACTGCACGACACGATCACCAAGCTCGGCAAGGCCTCCGGCACGCTGGCCGGGAACAAGGACGACCTGTTCCAGACCGTGCAGAACCTCGGCCGGTTCTCCCAGACGCTGGCCAACAGCGACGGGCAGGTGCACCAGTTCGAGAACCAGCTGGCCGACGTCAGCGGGTTCCTCGCCGGGGAGAAGGACGACCTGGCGGCCACGGTCCAGCAGCTGGGCACGACGCTGCAGTCGGTGCAGGGCTTCATCGAACGCAACCGCGGCCGGTTGAAGTCCAATGTGGACAAGCTGGCCAGTGTGACCAAGGTGCTGGTGGACCAGCGCAGCTCGCTCGCGGAGATCCTGGACATCGCGCCGGTCGCGCTCTCCAACATCGTCGGCGCCTACAACGGCTCGTCCGGCACGCTCGACGCGCGGCCGCTGCTCAACGAGCTGACCCAGCCGCCGCTGGTGATGGCCTGCAGCCTGCTCAAGCAGACCGACGTGACCAAGCAGCTGCTCGGCACGGCCTGTGATTCGATCGCCGGCGTGGTCGACAAGCTGGTTCCGCTGCCTTCGGTGGCCCAGGCACTGCAGGCGATGCAGAACGGCAAGCTGCCGCCACTGCCGCTCCCGTTGCAGGGCCAGGTCTACGGGACGGGGAGCTGA
- a CDS encoding MCE family protein gives MKSFQKRNPIPIALVGLAVLVLGMIAALNSEDLPVIGGGTTYSAEFAEAAGLTTDNDVRVAGVKVGEVSDIELDGASVKVSFKVKGAWLGNKTTAAIKIKTLLGQKYLSLDPQGAGDLSPGNPIPRDRTMSPYDVLDAFRGLSQTVDNIDTDQLAQSFDAISQTFANTPQDVKGTLSGLSKLSDTIAKRDSQLSTLLANTRQVSQTLVDRDAEVQKLITDGNKLLDEISKREQAIHALLQGARDLGTQLQGLVDDNDKQLDPVLTQLDQLTSMLQRNQDSLAQGLAKFAPFIRTFNNTIGTGHWFDNYICGLVLPSFGPLNQKGCYDK, from the coding sequence ATGAAGTCCTTCCAGAAGCGCAACCCGATCCCGATCGCGCTGGTCGGCCTCGCGGTGCTGGTGCTCGGCATGATCGCCGCGCTCAACTCCGAGGACCTGCCGGTGATCGGCGGTGGCACGACCTACAGCGCGGAGTTCGCCGAGGCGGCCGGGCTGACCACGGACAACGACGTGCGCGTCGCCGGGGTCAAGGTCGGTGAGGTGTCCGACATCGAGCTGGACGGCGCCAGCGTCAAGGTCTCGTTCAAGGTCAAGGGCGCCTGGCTCGGGAACAAGACGACCGCGGCGATCAAGATCAAGACCCTGCTGGGCCAGAAGTACCTGTCGCTGGATCCGCAGGGCGCCGGTGACCTGAGCCCGGGCAACCCGATCCCGCGGGACCGCACGATGTCCCCCTACGACGTGCTCGACGCCTTCCGAGGGTTGTCCCAGACGGTCGACAACATCGACACCGACCAGCTGGCGCAGAGCTTCGACGCGATCAGCCAGACCTTCGCGAACACGCCGCAGGACGTGAAGGGCACGCTGTCCGGGCTGTCCAAGCTGTCGGACACCATCGCCAAGCGGGACTCGCAGCTGTCGACCCTGCTGGCCAACACCCGCCAGGTGTCGCAGACGCTGGTCGACCGCGACGCCGAGGTGCAGAAGCTGATCACCGACGGCAACAAGCTGCTGGACGAGATCTCCAAGCGTGAGCAGGCGATCCACGCCCTGCTCCAGGGCGCCCGTGACCTGGGCACCCAGCTGCAGGGGCTCGTCGACGACAACGACAAGCAGCTCGACCCGGTGCTCACCCAGCTCGACCAGCTGACCTCGATGCTGCAGCGCAACCAGGACTCGCTGGCACAGGGGCTGGCCAAGTTCGCGCCGTTCATCCGGACCTTCAACAACACCATCGGCACCGGGCATTGGTTCGACAACTACATCTGCGGGCTGGTGCTGCCCTCGTTCGGACCGCTCAACCAGAAGGGGTGTTACGACAAATGA
- a CDS encoding MCE family protein, translated as MRGLAAPLIKLGIFLVVTVLLTTILGISIANINTTSVNEYSARFTDATQLLPNDDVRIAGVRVGQVKDIKIVDKRQAEVEFEVDAGRRLPAGVTAQIKFRNLVGQRYVALGEGTAASGAMLRPGESIPLERTTPALDLTELFNGFKPLFTALNPDDVNKLSYEIIQVLQGEGGTVESLLSHTASLTTTIADKDQVIGEVIDNLNTVLDTVNAHTPQLNTLIVNLQQLVSGLAADRKPIGDAIESLGTLADTTAGLLGDARQPLKDDIAALGDLTTKLNKNEPVVEHFLQFLPKKVSALTQTADYGSWFNFYACEVKGSVSLPPLVNQEVNVPLLPSNRERCTG; from the coding sequence ATGAGGGGCCTCGCCGCGCCGCTGATCAAGCTGGGCATCTTCCTGGTGGTCACGGTCCTGCTCACCACGATTCTCGGGATCAGCATCGCGAACATCAACACCACCAGCGTCAACGAGTACTCGGCGCGGTTCACCGACGCCACGCAGCTGCTGCCGAACGACGACGTGCGCATCGCCGGCGTCCGGGTCGGCCAGGTCAAGGACATCAAGATCGTCGACAAGCGCCAGGCGGAGGTGGAGTTCGAGGTGGACGCCGGGCGCCGGCTGCCGGCCGGGGTCACCGCGCAGATCAAGTTCCGCAACCTGGTCGGCCAGCGCTACGTCGCGCTCGGTGAGGGCACCGCCGCCTCCGGCGCCATGCTCCGGCCGGGCGAGAGCATCCCGCTCGAACGCACCACGCCGGCACTGGACCTGACCGAGCTGTTCAACGGCTTCAAACCGCTGTTCACCGCGCTCAACCCGGACGACGTGAACAAGCTGTCCTACGAGATCATCCAGGTACTGCAGGGCGAGGGCGGCACGGTGGAGAGCCTGCTGTCGCACACCGCGTCGCTGACCACCACGATCGCGGACAAGGACCAGGTCATCGGTGAGGTCATCGACAACCTCAACACGGTGCTGGACACGGTCAACGCGCACACCCCGCAGCTGAACACGCTGATCGTGAACCTGCAGCAGCTGGTGTCCGGCCTTGCCGCGGACCGCAAGCCGATCGGTGACGCGATCGAAAGCCTCGGCACGCTGGCGGACACCACCGCCGGCCTCCTCGGCGACGCGCGCCAGCCGCTCAAGGACGACATCGCCGCGCTGGGTGACCTGACCACGAAGCTCAACAAGAACGAGCCGGTGGTCGAGCACTTCCTCCAGTTTCTGCCGAAGAAGGTCTCGGCGCTCACACAGACCGCGGACTACGGCTCGTGGTTCAACTTCTACGCCTGCGAGGTCAAGGGGAGCGTCTCCCTGCCGCCGCTGGTCAACCAAGAGGTCAACGTGCCGCTGCTGCCCTCCAACCGGGAGAGGTGCACCGGATGA
- a CDS encoding MCE family protein, with the protein MITLRRRLLGLLLVALLVGGIALSIALYDKAFSKFVTVKLEADKIGNQLLEQSDVKVRGLIVGSVEHISATADGAELTLALNPDSVNLIPENVSARFLPKTLFGERYVSLQIPQDRSSETLADGDVIPQDRTSGAIELDQALEHLMPVLQAVQPQKLSSTLSAISTALEGRGKPLGETLSQLGNYLGELNPHEPQLQHDLKALTEFSGNLNSSAPDLVQSLDNLSTTTRTVVDEQKNLSSLYGNLTTASQDLQSFLEANSQNIISLADTARPTAELLAKYSPEYPCVIGQMAKIVPEVDKALGKGTREPGLHAKLEIVVNRGAYKPGEEPRFEDKRGPRCYDLHPAPDPFPQEPPDGPYKDGTKHTTGPNTVGQGLNPANFKADAAGVNGGGAAGGNPANTAAENQFLGALVGPEVGMSQNQFPGWGSLLVGPLYRGAEVTVK; encoded by the coding sequence ATGATCACACTACGGCGCAGGTTGCTCGGCCTGCTGCTGGTGGCGCTCCTGGTGGGTGGGATCGCGCTCAGCATCGCCTTGTACGACAAGGCGTTCTCGAAGTTCGTCACGGTGAAGCTGGAGGCCGACAAGATCGGCAACCAGCTGCTCGAACAGTCCGACGTGAAGGTGCGTGGGCTGATCGTCGGGTCGGTCGAGCACATCAGCGCGACCGCGGACGGGGCCGAGCTGACGCTGGCGCTGAACCCGGATTCGGTGAACCTGATCCCGGAGAACGTGTCCGCGCGTTTCCTGCCGAAGACGCTGTTCGGTGAGCGCTACGTGTCGCTGCAGATCCCGCAGGACCGGTCGTCGGAAACGCTCGCCGACGGTGACGTGATCCCGCAGGACCGCACCTCCGGCGCCATCGAGCTGGACCAGGCGCTGGAGCACCTGATGCCGGTGCTGCAGGCGGTGCAGCCGCAGAAGCTGTCCAGCACGCTCAGCGCGATCTCCACCGCGCTCGAGGGCCGGGGCAAGCCGCTCGGTGAAACGCTTTCGCAGCTGGGGAACTACCTCGGCGAGCTGAACCCGCACGAACCGCAGCTGCAGCACGACCTCAAGGCACTCACCGAGTTCTCCGGGAACCTGAACTCGTCCGCGCCGGATCTGGTGCAGAGCCTGGACAACCTGAGCACGACCACGCGCACCGTGGTCGACGAGCAGAAGAACCTGTCGAGCCTCTACGGCAATCTCACCACCGCGTCGCAGGACCTCCAGTCGTTCCTGGAGGCCAACTCGCAGAACATCATCAGCCTCGCCGACACCGCACGCCCGACGGCGGAACTGCTGGCCAAGTACTCGCCGGAGTATCCGTGCGTGATCGGCCAGATGGCGAAGATCGTGCCGGAGGTCGACAAGGCGCTGGGCAAGGGCACCCGCGAGCCCGGCCTGCACGCGAAGCTCGAGATCGTGGTGAACCGGGGCGCCTACAAGCCGGGTGAGGAACCGCGGTTCGAGGACAAGCGCGGCCCGCGCTGCTACGACCTGCACCCGGCACCGGACCCGTTCCCGCAGGAGCCGCCGGACGGCCCGTACAAGGACGGCACGAAGCACACCACCGGCCCGAACACCGTGGGCCAGGGCCTGAACCCGGCCAACTTCAAGGCCGACGCCGCCGGCGTCAACGGCGGTGGCGCGGCCGGCGGCAACCCGGCCAACACCGCGGCGGAGAACCAGTTCCTCGGCGCGTTGGTCGGTCCCGAGGTCGGGATGTCGCAGAACCAGTTCCCGGGCTGGGGCTCGCTGCTGGTCGGCCCGCTGTACCGGGGCGCGGAGGTGACGGTCAAATGA
- a CDS encoding MlaE family ABC transporter permease, with the protein MTFISGAKRIANRPLETLDALGDQMSFYGRALLWTPRTLRRYMKEVLRLLAEVSFGSGSLAVIGGTVGVMVGLTLFTGVLVGIQGFSALNSIGTSAFTGFLTAFFNTREIAPLVAGLALSATVGAGFTAQLGAMRISEEIDALEVMGVPSLPYLVTTRIIAGFVAVIPLYIIGLLSSYVASRLVVIYIYGQSAGTYDHYFDLFLPPQDVLYSFIKVLIFSVLIILSHCYFGYRATGGPAGVGVAVGRAVRLSIVTVSIVNFFIGFALWGTDVTVRIAG; encoded by the coding sequence ATGACGTTCATCTCGGGGGCGAAGCGGATCGCCAACCGGCCGCTGGAGACGCTGGACGCGCTCGGCGACCAGATGTCCTTCTACGGCCGCGCGTTGCTGTGGACGCCACGCACGCTGCGCCGGTACATGAAGGAAGTGCTGCGGCTGCTGGCCGAGGTCAGCTTCGGCTCCGGCTCGCTGGCGGTCATCGGCGGCACGGTCGGCGTGATGGTCGGCCTGACGCTGTTCACCGGTGTCCTCGTCGGTATCCAGGGTTTCTCGGCGCTGAACTCGATCGGCACGTCGGCGTTCACCGGCTTCCTCACCGCGTTCTTCAACACCCGGGAGATCGCGCCGCTGGTGGCCGGGCTGGCGTTGTCCGCGACGGTCGGCGCCGGTTTCACCGCGCAGCTCGGCGCGATGCGCATCTCCGAGGAGATCGACGCGCTCGAGGTGATGGGCGTGCCGAGCCTGCCCTACCTGGTCACCACGCGGATCATCGCCGGATTCGTCGCGGTGATCCCGCTCTACATCATCGGCCTGCTCAGCTCGTACGTGGCCTCGAGGCTGGTGGTCATCTACATCTACGGCCAGTCGGCGGGGACCTATGACCACTACTTCGACCTGTTCCTACCACCGCAGGACGTGCTGTACTCGTTCATCAAGGTGCTGATCTTCAGCGTCTTGATCATTCTTTCGCACTGCTACTTCGGGTACCGGGCCACCGGTGGGCCTGCCGGGGTGGGCGTGGCCGTGGGCCGGGCCGTGCGGCTTTCCATCGTCACGGTCTCGATCGTGAACTTCTTCATCGGTTTCGCCCTCTGGGGGACCGACGTCACGGTGAGGATTGCCGGATGA
- a CDS encoding MlaE family ABC transporter permease: protein MLRETGNLFALGLDIVRGLFQRPFQFREFIQQAWFVASVTILPTALVAVPFGAVISLQFGALARQLGAQSYTGAGSVLATVQQASPLVTALLVAGAGGSAVCADIGARTIREEIDAMEVLGVSAVQRLIVPRTLAMMLVALLLNGMVSVIGVLGGYLFNVVLQGGTPGAYLSSFSALAQLPDLWVGEIKALIFGFIAAVVAAYRGLHPSGGPKGVGDAVNQSVVITFLLLFVVNFVITLIYLQIVPGKLD, encoded by the coding sequence ATGCTCCGGGAGACCGGGAACCTCTTCGCCCTCGGCCTCGACATCGTGCGCGGCCTGTTCCAGCGCCCGTTCCAATTCCGCGAGTTCATCCAGCAGGCCTGGTTCGTGGCGAGCGTGACGATCCTGCCGACGGCACTCGTCGCGGTTCCGTTCGGCGCGGTGATCTCCCTGCAGTTCGGGGCGCTCGCCCGCCAGCTCGGTGCGCAGTCCTACACCGGCGCCGGTTCCGTGCTGGCCACGGTGCAGCAGGCCAGTCCGCTGGTCACCGCGCTGCTGGTGGCCGGCGCGGGCGGCAGTGCGGTCTGCGCCGACATCGGGGCCCGCACCATCCGCGAGGAGATCGACGCGATGGAGGTGCTGGGCGTGTCCGCGGTCCAGCGCCTGATCGTTCCCCGCACGCTGGCCATGATGCTGGTCGCGCTGCTGCTCAACGGCATGGTCAGCGTCATCGGCGTACTCGGCGGCTACCTCTTCAACGTGGTGCTGCAGGGCGGCACCCCGGGCGCCTACCTGTCCAGCTTCTCCGCGCTGGCACAGCTGCCCGACCTGTGGGTCGGGGAGATCAAGGCGCTCATCTTCGGCTTCATCGCCGCGGTGGTCGCCGCCTACCGTGGCCTGCACCCCAGCGGCGGCCCGAAGGGGGTCGGGGACGCGGTGAACCAGTCCGTGGTCATCACGTTCCTGCTGCTGTTCGTGGTGAACTTCGTGATCACGCTGATCTACCTGCAGATCGTGCCCGGAAAGCTGGACTGA
- a CDS encoding ABC transporter ATP-binding protein has protein sequence MGAEVVIEGLTKSFGRQTIWRDVTLTLPPGEVSAMLGPSGTGKSVFLKSMIGLLKPDRGRCVINGVDIVTCSEHKLYEIRKLFGVLFQDGALFGSMNLFDNVAFPLREHTKKSETEIRRIVLEKLDMTGLAGAEKKLPGEISGGMRKRAGLARALVLDPEIILVDEPDSGLDPVRTTYISQLFLDVNAQIDATFLIVSHNINLARTVPDNLGMLFRKELVMFGPREVLLTSEEPVVAQFLNGRKLGPIGMSEEKDSATMAREEAEAEAGHGDGGLNEDVRGVVPQMQVSPGVEERAGAKRRMDRVMRILHTLPPVAQEGIIESLTPEQQRYYNVRPNAAPGQYAGPQETQQFPAVGGPVPDQHQGQLPADQVARIPGTAGGPPRHGQGGA, from the coding sequence ATGGGTGCCGAGGTGGTCATCGAAGGTCTGACGAAGTCCTTCGGCAGGCAGACCATCTGGCGGGACGTGACGCTGACCCTTCCCCCCGGTGAGGTGTCGGCGATGCTCGGTCCGTCCGGAACCGGCAAGTCCGTGTTCCTGAAGTCGATGATCGGCCTGCTCAAGCCCGACCGCGGGCGGTGCGTGATCAACGGGGTCGACATCGTCACCTGCTCCGAGCACAAGTTGTACGAGATCCGCAAGCTCTTCGGCGTGCTGTTCCAGGACGGTGCGCTGTTCGGCTCGATGAACCTCTTCGACAACGTCGCGTTCCCGCTGCGGGAGCACACGAAGAAGTCGGAGACCGAGATCCGCCGGATCGTGCTGGAGAAGCTCGACATGACCGGTCTGGCCGGGGCGGAGAAGAAGCTGCCCGGCGAGATCTCCGGCGGGATGCGCAAGCGTGCCGGGCTGGCGAGGGCGCTCGTGCTCGACCCGGAGATCATCCTGGTCGACGAGCCGGACTCCGGCCTCGACCCGGTCCGCACCACCTACATCTCGCAGCTGTTCCTCGACGTGAACGCGCAGATCGACGCGACCTTCCTGATCGTGTCCCACAACATCAACCTGGCTCGCACGGTGCCGGACAACCTGGGCATGCTCTTCCGCAAGGAGCTGGTCATGTTCGGCCCGCGCGAGGTGCTGCTCACCAGCGAGGAGCCGGTGGTCGCGCAGTTCCTCAACGGCCGCAAGCTCGGCCCGATCGGCATGTCCGAGGAGAAGGACAGCGCGACGATGGCGCGCGAGGAGGCCGAGGCCGAGGCGGGCCACGGTGACGGCGGGCTGAACGAGGACGTCCGTGGGGTCGTCCCGCAGATGCAGGTCAGCCCGGGGGTCGAGGAGCGTGCGGGGGCCAAGCGCCGGATGGACCGCGTGATGCGGATCCTGCACACGCTGCCGCCGGTGGCGCAGGAGGGCATCATCGAATCCCTCACCCCGGAGCAGCAGCGGTACTACAACGTGCGCCCGAACGCCGCCCCCGGCCAGTACGCCGGCCCGCAGGAGACCCAGCAGTTCCCGGCGGTCGGCGGTCCGGTCCCCGACCAGCACCAGGGTCAGCTGCCCGCGGACCAGGTCGCGCGGATCCCGGGTACGGCGGGTGGTCCACCACGGCACGGGCAGGGTGGCGCGTGA
- the rplL gene encoding 50S ribosomal protein L7/L12 codes for MAKLSTAELIDAFKELTLLELSEFVKEFEDVFDVTAAAPAAVVAAPGAAGAAPAAEEEQDEFDVVLDSAGDKKIQVIKVVREVVSGLGLKEAKELVEAAPKALLEKVDKEAADAAKEKLEEAGAKVTIK; via the coding sequence ATGGCGAAGCTGAGCACCGCCGAGCTGATCGACGCCTTCAAGGAGCTGACCCTCCTCGAGCTGTCCGAGTTCGTGAAGGAGTTCGAGGACGTCTTCGACGTCACCGCCGCCGCCCCGGCCGCCGTCGTGGCCGCCCCGGGTGCCGCGGGTGCGGCCCCGGCCGCCGAGGAGGAGCAGGACGAGTTCGACGTCGTCCTCGACTCCGCCGGTGACAAGAAGATCCAGGTCATCAAGGTCGTCCGCGAGGTCGTCTCGGGCCTGGGCCTGAAGGAGGCCAAGGAGCTGGTCGAGGCCGCCCCGAAGGCGCTGCTGGAGAAGGTCGACAAGGAGGCCGCCGACGCCGCCAAGGAGAAGCTCGAAGAGGCCGGCGCCAAGGTCACCATCAAGTGA
- the rplJ gene encoding 50S ribosomal protein L10: MAKPDKVAAVAEIAESFRTSSATVVTQYTGLSVSQLSQLRRALGTSAKYRVAKNTLVKRAAEDADVQGLDDLFVGATAIAFVEGEPVDAAKALRDFAKDNNALVIKGGYMDGRALSVAEIGRLADLDSREVLLSKAAGAFKAKLSQAAALFQAPASQVARLAAALEEKQRDGSGTEAAEAPAES, encoded by the coding sequence ATGGCGAAGCCCGACAAGGTGGCGGCCGTCGCCGAGATCGCGGAGAGCTTCCGCACCAGCTCGGCCACCGTTGTCACCCAGTACACCGGCCTCTCCGTGTCCCAGCTGTCCCAGCTGCGCCGCGCTCTCGGCACCAGTGCCAAGTACCGGGTCGCGAAGAACACCCTCGTCAAGCGGGCCGCCGAGGACGCCGACGTGCAGGGTCTCGATGACCTGTTCGTGGGCGCCACCGCGATCGCCTTCGTCGAGGGTGAGCCGGTCGACGCCGCGAAGGCGCTTCGCGACTTCGCGAAGGACAACAACGCGCTCGTCATCAAGGGCGGCTACATGGACGGCCGAGCGCTGTCCGTGGCCGAGATCGGCCGGCTGGCCGACCTCGACAGCCGCGAGGTGCTGCTCTCCAAGGCAGCGGGCGCGTTCAAGGCGAAGCTGTCCCAGGCCGCCGCGCTGTTCCAGGCGCCGGCGTCCCAGGTGGCCCGTCTGGCTGCCGCGCTGGAGGAGAAGCAGCGCGATGGCTCCGGTACCGAAGCAGCCGAAGCACCCGCCGAGAGCTGA